A DNA window from Chlamydia buteonis contains the following coding sequences:
- the kdsB gene encoding 3-deoxy-manno-octulosonate cytidylyltransferase translates to MEEQIFVSKKVGVLPARWGSFRFPGKPLALILGKSLIQRTYENIIQSETLDKVVVATDNQRIMDHVIDFGGECVMTSPDCANGTERMAETISRYFPEAEIVVNIQGDEPCLRHTVVDALVRKLEEHPEIQIVTPVAKTTDSHEILTNQKVKCVFDKNGKALYFSRGPIPHILKKETPIYLHIGVYAFRRPALFNYIASAPSPLSQAEDLEQLRVLEHGGSIHVCVVEAKSPSVDYPEDINKVEEYLTCHSSASF, encoded by the coding sequence ATGGAAGAACAAATATTTGTCAGTAAGAAGGTTGGGGTTTTACCAGCGAGATGGGGAAGCTTCAGATTTCCTGGGAAACCTTTAGCTCTAATCCTTGGAAAGTCTTTAATTCAAAGAACTTATGAAAATATCATTCAAAGCGAAACACTAGATAAAGTAGTTGTGGCTACTGATAACCAACGCATCATGGATCATGTTATAGATTTTGGCGGAGAGTGTGTCATGACCAGTCCTGATTGTGCTAATGGGACCGAACGTATGGCAGAAACAATATCCCGTTATTTCCCTGAAGCTGAAATCGTAGTGAATATCCAAGGGGATGAGCCCTGTTTACGTCATACTGTTGTTGATGCTCTTGTCAGGAAACTTGAAGAGCATCCAGAAATTCAAATAGTGACTCCTGTCGCTAAAACCACAGATTCTCATGAAATCTTAACAAATCAAAAAGTAAAATGTGTTTTCGATAAAAATGGAAAGGCTTTATATTTCAGTAGAGGCCCTATTCCACACATTTTAAAGAAAGAGACACCAATTTATCTTCACATTGGCGTGTATGCGTTTAGACGGCCTGCTCTGTTCAATTACATTGCATCCGCCCCTTCTCCTCTAAGCCAAGCTGAAGATCTTGAGCAACTACGTGTACTAGAACACGGTGGATCCATTCATGTATGTGTAGTGGAAGCTAAGAGCCCCTCAGTTGATTATCCTGAAGATATAAATAAAGTAGAAGAATATTTAACATGCCATTCAAGTGCATCTTTTTAA
- a CDS encoding SPW repeat domain-containing protein, translating into MDKETLENIYKHFRYRFFKLSILPAFLGLLLISTPNTLNYQAPNVILSNRICGSLLILLACISFYKRSVLWFGVFVGIWVSLFPCFPERSSIVFANDTLIGFAIFAVVCIPPTRPEALEVGPTLPEGISYNPSSGGRRAAVLILSLLSWLQSRYLTASALGISTSTFECDFFVYALMMTAYSLLIVLSLAGGERRWHTRPKVVIATAITLLFTILLTFIPIATKQLTLDCWLCLFLTLQPALAFVFAYDELRATFSYLARFLGKKRELIRVSLFGSEYYKDSLFWEERTVLPFIKACKQAFQGISFPIHLLISICVAIGFIKVSDELAITDNLRNYTNICCWFIIVLATLSFADSLRHLRWLCVIFSAAILLSPVFFHIPLHAPILIPTIITGLALIFLSVGKIIQKK; encoded by the coding sequence ATGGATAAAGAAACCTTAGAAAATATTTATAAGCACTTCCGTTATCGTTTTTTTAAATTAAGTATCCTCCCCGCATTTTTAGGATTATTGCTTATATCCACTCCTAACACACTGAACTATCAAGCTCCTAACGTTATCCTTTCCAATAGGATCTGCGGCAGCCTACTGATTCTCTTAGCATGTATCTCTTTCTATAAGCGCTCTGTGCTTTGGTTTGGCGTATTTGTAGGTATTTGGGTTTCTCTTTTTCCATGTTTTCCTGAACGCTCTTCTATCGTCTTTGCAAACGATACTCTTATAGGTTTTGCCATCTTTGCTGTTGTCTGCATTCCCCCTACACGTCCAGAAGCTCTAGAAGTCGGCCCGACTCTACCTGAAGGAATTTCCTATAACCCCTCATCAGGAGGACGTCGTGCTGCTGTTTTAATATTAAGTTTATTATCCTGGTTACAGTCGCGCTATTTAACAGCATCTGCCTTAGGAATATCTACAAGCACTTTTGAGTGTGACTTCTTTGTTTATGCATTGATGATGACCGCATATTCTTTACTTATCGTACTCTCTCTAGCAGGAGGAGAACGTCGTTGGCATACACGTCCTAAAGTCGTCATAGCAACAGCTATTACCCTGCTATTTACTATCCTCCTTACCTTTATCCCCATTGCAACTAAACAACTCACTCTAGATTGCTGGTTATGCTTATTCCTAACCCTACAACCTGCATTGGCGTTTGTTTTTGCTTATGACGAACTCAGAGCAACATTTTCCTATCTCGCACGATTCCTAGGTAAAAAGCGCGAACTTATTCGCGTGTCTCTCTTTGGATCAGAATACTACAAGGATTCCCTCTTTTGGGAAGAGCGCACCGTCCTTCCCTTTATAAAAGCATGCAAGCAAGCTTTTCAGGGAATTTCTTTCCCTATTCATCTTCTGATTTCTATTTGCGTGGCCATAGGATTTATCAAAGTGAGCGATGAGTTGGCTATTACAGATAACTTGAGAAACTATACGAATATCTGCTGCTGGTTCATTATTGTTCTTGCCACTCTATCTTTTGCTGATAGTCTTCGTCATTTACGCTGGCTCTGTGTGATTTTCTCTGCAGCGATCCTACTTTCTCCTGTTTTCTTTCATATTCCCCTACACGCTCCGATACTCATTCCTACCATAATCACAGGACTCGCTTTAATTTTCTTATCAGTAGGGAAAATAATACAGAAAAAGTAA
- a CDS encoding DsbA family protein → MVYKKQTILPPKAHIPTNAKHFPTLGNLYAPINITVFEEPSCLACTEFSTEVFPLLKKKYIDTGEVSFTLIPVCFIRGSMLAAQALLCVYYHDPRQPDIEAYMEYFHRLLIYPKEEGKRWATPEVLTKLTENLKTHSGRSINPKGFMQCIDSQQYEEQIKKNNIYGSQVLGGQLATPTAVVGDYLIEDPTFEELERVIRQIRYLQATEENDD, encoded by the coding sequence ATGGTTTATAAAAAGCAGACGATATTACCTCCAAAAGCTCATATTCCTACAAATGCTAAACATTTCCCAACTCTCGGTAATCTTTATGCACCAATTAATATTACGGTATTTGAAGAACCTTCATGTTTGGCATGTACAGAATTTAGCACCGAAGTTTTCCCCTTATTAAAAAAGAAATATATTGATACAGGTGAGGTATCATTTACGTTAATCCCTGTATGTTTTATTCGAGGTTCTATGCTTGCGGCTCAAGCATTACTTTGTGTTTATTATCATGATCCTCGTCAGCCAGATATAGAAGCTTATATGGAATATTTTCATAGACTGCTTATTTATCCTAAAGAGGAGGGAAAACGTTGGGCAACTCCTGAAGTGTTAACTAAGCTTACTGAGAATTTAAAAACGCATTCCGGGCGGAGCATTAACCCTAAGGGGTTTATGCAATGTATCGATTCTCAACAGTATGAAGAGCAAATTAAAAAGAATAATATTTATGGTTCTCAGGTGCTCGGGGGACAGTTAGCAACACCAACAGCTGTTGTCGGTGATTACTTAATAGAGGATCCCACGTTTGAGGAATTAGAGCGTGTTATTCGACAAATCCGCTACTTACAAGCTACCGAGGAAAACGATGATTAG
- a CDS encoding disulfide bond formation protein B, translating to MIRFLRNYALYFAWLICCIGTVMSIYYSYLLNIEPCVLCYYQRICLFPLSIVLGIATYREDSLVKIYALPLSIVGMLIAVYQICLQEISGMTIDICGRVSCSTKLFIFGFITIPMASALAFCAISCLLILSGNTKR from the coding sequence ATGATTAGATTCCTTCGTAATTATGCTTTATATTTTGCGTGGTTAATTTGTTGTATAGGAACAGTAATGAGTATTTATTACAGTTACCTGTTAAACATAGAACCCTGTGTTTTATGCTATTATCAAAGGATTTGTCTATTCCCTTTGTCGATTGTCTTGGGAATCGCGACATATCGTGAAGATAGTTTAGTAAAGATTTACGCTTTGCCTTTATCTATCGTTGGTATGCTAATTGCTGTTTATCAGATTTGCCTACAAGAAATTTCTGGAATGACCATAGATATTTGCGGCCGGGTATCTTGTTCAACAAAGCTGTTTATTTTCGGCTTTATCACCATTCCTATGGCGTCGGCATTGGCATTTTGCGCTATTTCTTGCTTATTGATTTTATCCGGAAATACAAAAAGGTAG
- a CDS encoding ABC transporter ATP-binding protein yields the protein MLEVKNLSYSYSDKLIFENASFTSRPGKITIVLGVSGTGKTTLFRLIANFLSPAAGEILWLGEPVQQTDVAYMQQKQTLLPWRTVLKNIHLNSELGVKSKRFPIFPEKLLEVIESFNLGDLLDCYPDELSEGQKQRVSLACQCLSPKPILLLDEPFSSLDITTKEQLYQYILRLARKDRKTVVLVTHDFRDVAFLGDIFYVLKNHGLIPVFFNDVTRSSDNVHMLIKDIRECLST from the coding sequence ATGTTAGAAGTCAAAAATCTTAGCTATTCTTATTCTGATAAGCTAATATTTGAAAATGCTTCTTTTACATCTCGTCCAGGAAAGATCACTATTGTTTTAGGTGTGTCTGGGACAGGGAAAACTACGTTATTCCGTTTAATAGCTAATTTCTTATCGCCAGCTGCAGGAGAAATTCTTTGGTTGGGAGAGCCTGTGCAACAAACAGACGTTGCTTATATGCAGCAAAAACAAACGTTGCTCCCTTGGCGAACTGTATTGAAAAATATTCATCTTAATTCTGAATTAGGGGTGAAAAGCAAGCGTTTCCCTATATTCCCTGAAAAGTTGCTTGAGGTAATAGAAAGCTTCAATTTAGGTGATTTATTAGATTGTTATCCCGATGAGCTTTCTGAAGGGCAGAAACAGAGAGTTTCTTTAGCTTGTCAGTGTTTATCTCCAAAGCCGATATTACTTTTAGATGAACCATTTTCTTCACTAGACATTACTACCAAAGAACAGTTGTATCAGTATATTTTAAGATTAGCAAGAAAAGACCGTAAAACGGTAGTTCTTGTTACTCATGATTTTCGTGATGTAGCTTTTCTTGGAGATATATTTTACGTGCTTAAAAATCATGGGCTTATTCCTGTATTTTTTAATGATGTAACGCGTTCTTCCGATAACGTCCATATGCTTATAAAGGATATCCGGGAGTGTCTTTCAACATGA